A genomic region of Sphingobacteriales bacterium contains the following coding sequences:
- a CDS encoding right-handed parallel beta-helix repeat-containing protein, giving the protein MFSLVLWLLHFYYNNKKNKYFPLHYRSFSLPIALFCTFWFLVAALSSCQQEDLLYSASDAQLELSADTITFDTVFTNIGSTINGFLLYNPYNRSLNISRIELSGGSQSNFRINVDGINAPLAENIQVLPGDSMYVFVEVIVDPNQGQLPFVIEDSILLTTNGNLQKVYLNAWGQNAHYLRADSVYFWEVCDEVFEDDLPYIVFGGLYVPPNCTLTLAQGVDLHIHPKTNNLATFSGIWVEGTLLIEGEKDSLVEIKGMRLEDYFDDKAAQWGAIHLLRGSSSSIRYASIKNNIWGITVGKTLDTTCTTIATTPKANLNIKNSTIYNNLEHGIEAILSNITAENCLIYNCGKNNVLLQYGGEYQFTNCTFVNYGGNLSHQNSPVAAALNFIVCTENGEQTAFAAPEITNILFKNCIIHGSREEEWVFNDQDVPQGAEINFEMSNCILRTKHNTDTLGYTNCIINPLAKDTMFVKRSEFDFHLHPQSPAIDKGNWDNPLTDDLDGNPRSNIPDIGCYEYQ; this is encoded by the coding sequence TTGTTTTCGTTAGTGCTGTGGCTGCTTCATTTTTATTACAACAACAAAAAAAACAAATACTTTCCCTTGCATTATCGCTCTTTTTCCTTACCGATTGCGCTGTTTTGTACCTTTTGGTTTTTAGTAGCGGCTTTAAGTTCCTGCCAACAAGAAGATTTGCTGTATAGTGCCTCCGATGCACAGCTCGAATTATCGGCAGATACGATCACATTTGATACCGTATTTACCAATATTGGTTCTACTATCAATGGTTTTTTGTTGTATAATCCCTACAATCGCTCGCTGAACATCAGCCGTATAGAGTTGTCGGGCGGCTCACAATCCAATTTTCGTATCAATGTCGACGGCATCAATGCCCCACTTGCCGAAAATATACAGGTTTTGCCCGGCGACAGTATGTATGTATTTGTAGAAGTCATTGTGGATCCTAATCAGGGGCAATTACCTTTTGTGATAGAAGATTCCATTTTACTCACCACCAACGGCAATTTGCAAAAAGTATATTTGAATGCTTGGGGGCAAAATGCACACTATTTGCGAGCCGATAGTGTATATTTTTGGGAAGTATGCGATGAAGTATTTGAAGATGATTTGCCATACATAGTATTTGGCGGATTATATGTGCCTCCGAATTGCACGCTCACTTTGGCACAAGGCGTAGATTTGCACATACACCCCAAAACCAATAATCTAGCTACCTTCTCAGGCATTTGGGTAGAAGGAACTTTGCTTATTGAAGGAGAAAAAGACAGTCTTGTAGAAATAAAAGGAATGAGGTTAGAGGATTATTTTGATGATAAAGCCGCCCAGTGGGGAGCGATACATTTATTGCGCGGCAGTAGCAGCAGTATTCGCTATGCAAGCATTAAAAACAATATCTGGGGCATTACCGTAGGTAAAACATTAGACACCACCTGCACCACCATTGCTACCACACCCAAAGCCAATTTGAATATAAAAAATAGCACCATTTACAATAATTTAGAACACGGCATAGAAGCCATACTGAGCAATATTACCGCCGAAAATTGTTTGATTTATAATTGCGGAAAAAATAATGTATTGTTGCAATACGGCGGCGAGTATCAGTTTACAAATTGCACTTTTGTAAATTACGGCGGCAATTTATCGCACCAAAACAGTCCGGTAGCAGCGGCACTTAATTTTATTGTATGCACAGAAAACGGAGAGCAAACTGCATTTGCCGCCCCTGAAATTACCAACATATTATTCAAAAATTGCATTATTCACGGCTCACGAGAAGAGGAGTGGGTATTTAACGACCAAGATGTTCCGCAAGGAGCAGAGATTAATTTTGAAATGAGCAACTGCATTCTGCGCACCAAACACAACACCGACACGCTCGGCTACACAAATTGCATCATCAATCCCTTAGCCAAAGACACTATGTTTGTGAAGCGCAGCGAATTTGATTTTCACCTGCACCCGCAATCGCCCGCCATTGACAAGGGCAACTGGGACAACCCCCTGACCGATGATTTGGACGGCAACCCGCGCAGCAATATTCCAGACATAGGCTGTTATGAATATCAATAG
- the lysS gene encoding lysine--tRNA ligase, translating into MQHHLSALEIQRREKLQELQSLGIEPYPASEFTVTHIANDIKQQFNEANKENFRQVRLAGRLMQSRIMGKASFAELQDSSGRVQLYISRDEICPSEDKTLYNTVFKKLLDIGDYIGVCGYVFTTQTSEISVHVSELKLLSKALRPLPVVKKDEDGNIYDAFTDPEMRYRQRYVDLTVNSEVRNTFIKRSQLISSLRQFMSERGYLEVETPVLQPIHGGAAARPFVTHHNALDRPYYLRIANELYLKRLIVGGFDGVFEFAKDFRNEGMSRFHNPEFTLMELYVAYKDYKWMMDFAEAMLEKAALDLHGTTEVPVGEHIISFKRPWKRYTMFGAIEAYTGVDISAMDEETLRHTARQLHVPIDGTMGKGKLIDAIFGEKVEPLLIQPTFITDYPVEMSPLAKRHRNNPDLVERFEAICNKKEIMNAFSELNDPIDQRQRFEEQLNLAARGDEEAMALDEDFLRALEYGMPPTAGIGIGIDRLAMIMTNQPSIQEVIFFPQMRDEA; encoded by the coding sequence ATGCAGCATCATTTATCTGCCTTAGAAATCCAACGCCGCGAAAAATTGCAAGAATTGCAATCGCTGGGAATTGAGCCGTATCCGGCTTCTGAATTTACGGTAACACACATAGCGAACGACATCAAGCAACAATTCAACGAAGCCAATAAAGAAAATTTCCGGCAAGTGCGCTTGGCGGGTCGCCTGATGCAATCGCGCATTATGGGCAAAGCTTCTTTTGCAGAGTTGCAGGATAGCAGCGGACGTGTTCAGCTATACATTTCGCGCGATGAAATATGCCCATCCGAAGACAAAACTTTGTACAATACAGTATTTAAAAAGCTCCTTGATATTGGCGACTATATCGGCGTGTGCGGCTATGTATTTACTACACAAACCAGTGAAATATCTGTCCATGTGAGCGAATTAAAACTGCTTTCCAAAGCCTTGCGCCCATTGCCTGTGGTAAAAAAAGACGAAGACGGCAATATATATGATGCTTTCACCGACCCCGAAATGCGCTATCGCCAACGCTATGTGGACTTAACGGTAAACAGCGAAGTACGCAATACATTTATTAAACGCAGCCAACTCATCAGCAGTTTGCGCCAATTTATGAGCGAGCGCGGCTATTTGGAAGTAGAAACCCCCGTATTACAGCCCATTCATGGTGGTGCGGCGGCGCGCCCCTTTGTTACGCACCACAATGCTTTAGACCGTCCTTATTATTTGCGCATTGCCAACGAGCTATATTTAAAACGCCTGATAGTGGGAGGTTTTGACGGAGTTTTTGAGTTTGCCAAAGATTTCAGAAACGAAGGTATGAGCCGCTTTCATAATCCCGAATTTACATTGATGGAATTATATGTGGCATATAAAGATTATAAATGGATGATGGATTTTGCGGAAGCAATGCTGGAAAAAGCCGCCCTTGATTTGCACGGCACAACCGAAGTGCCTGTAGGCGAGCACATTATCAGTTTCAAACGCCCCTGGAAACGCTACACCATGTTTGGAGCGATAGAAGCCTACACGGGTGTAGATATATCGGCAATGGACGAAGAAACCTTGCGCCACACCGCCCGCCAGCTCCACGTACCTATTGATGGCACCATGGGCAAAGGCAAATTGATAGATGCCATTTTTGGCGAAAAAGTAGAGCCATTGCTCATACAGCCCACTTTTATCACCGACTATCCGGTGGAGATGTCGCCGCTTGCCAAACGCCACCGCAACAACCCCGATTTGGTGGAGCGTTTTGAGGCGATTTGTAATAAAAAAGAAATTATGAACGCTTTTTCGGAACTCAACGACCCGATAGACCAACGCCAACGTTTCGAGGAGCAGTTGAATTTGGCAGCACGCGGCGATGAAGAAGCAATGGCATTGGACGAAGACTTTTTGCGGGCTTTGGAATATGGTATGCCGCCCACTGCCGGAATTGGTATCGGCATCGACCGCCTCGCCATGATTATGACCAATCAGCCCTCTATTCAGGAGGTGATTTTCTTTCCGCAAATGCGCGATGAAGCATAA